CCACCATCCAGGACGCGGTGCACAGGTCGCTGACCAACGGCACCCGCATCGCCGACGTGATGCGCACGGTCGAGGGCGTGGCCGCCACCGGCGCCGCCACACTCGTCATGACGTACTGGAACCCGATCGACAAGTACGGCGCCGACCGGTTCGCCCGTGACCTGGCCAACGCGGGCGGCGTGGGCACGATCACGCCCGACCTGACGCCCGAGGAGTCGGAGCCGTGGCGGGAGGCGTCCGCGGCGGCGGGCATCGACACGGTGTTCCTGGTCGCGCCCAGCTCGACCGAGGCGCGCATCAAGGCCGTCGTCGACTGCTGCACCGGTTTCGTGTACGCGGCGTCGCTGATGGGCGTCACCGGCGCCAGGGAGACCGTCAACGTCGCGGCCGAGGGCCTGGTCAAGCGGACCAAGGCGCACACCGATCTGCCGGTGTGCGTGGGGCTGGGGGTCGGCACGGGGGCGCAGGCGGCCGAGGTGGCCACCTATGCCGACGGGGTGATCGTGGGGTCGGCGTTCATCCGCCGCATCCTCGACGCGCCCGACGAGGCCGCCGGGCGGGAGTCCATCGGGACGCTGGCCCGTGACATGGCCAGGGGCGTGCGTCGCTGAGGCCGGCTCGTTGACCTGAAAGCGCGGTTCCCCAACGGGGGGCCGCGCTTTACCGTCTATGTCAGACGGTCCCGAAAGGACGGGTCATGCGTCCCCTGTTACTCGCAGCAGCCCTCGCCCTCACGGCCACGGCCGCTCCGCCACCGCCGCCCGCCGCCGCCACGACACCGCCGCCTTCCGCCGCGGCTGCCGCCTCACTTCCGCCGCCCACCGGCTCCGCGACTGGCGCCTCGCCCGCGCTCGCCGCGTCCGCGGCTTCTGCGGCGAACCCGGAGCAGGCACCGCCCGGGCCGGAGCCGACCCCCACCTACGAGCTGCCCTCCCCGGAGCCCCGGCCCACCGGCGCGCCGCCGCCCAGCCCGACCGCGCAGAACCTGCCGCCCACCCCCGCCCAGGTGGCCGAGCCGATCACGATCGCGTCGGCGGCCCTGCGCGTGGAGCTGGACCCGGCCTTCCCGCGCGTCCTGCGCTACACCGACCGCGCGAGCGGCGCCACGCTCGGCGGCAGCACGGGAGTGCCCGCCGTGGTGATCAACGGCTCGCCCAGACCCGCCCAGGTACGGCTGACCGCTGACGACGGCGCCACCGCCCGCTACCGGCTCGACCTCGGCGACGGCGTCGCACTCCGGGCCAGCATCGGCGTCAGGGGCAGGGTGACGACGTTCGCGATCGACGAGGTGACCGACACCGAGGCGTTCAGGGTCGGCACCATCGACCTGCCGGGCCACGACCTGGTGTCCGTGTCCAGCGCCCACCCCGGCGCGGCCACCGCGTTCACCCGCCTGGACCCGAACTCCACCCGCACCGCCGACGTCTTCGCCCAGGTCACCGCGGACACGCCGGCGGAGGAGACGCCGGTCGGAGCCACGTACGCGATCGTGCACACCGACCGCCTGGCCGCGGCCGTCGAGACGAACTCGACCTACGACCGCGCGTCAGGCGCGACCGACAGGGACGCCGCCAGGCTCTGGCACCAGGCCAGGAAGGACCAGGACGGCACGGTACGGGTGGGCGTCTGGAGCGGCCAGTGGACGCACCGCGCGAGCGGCTCGCCGTTCACGGAGGAACGCCCGTGGGCCAGGATCGTGGTCACCCCGGAGGCGAACGGCGACGGCACGCTCGACTGGCAGGACGGCGCGATCGCGTTCCGCGGCATCGCGATCAAGGCGCTCGGCGCCGGGCAGACCAGGGACCGGGTGGTCACGCACATCCCGTTCAACTTCTCCAGCCAGGCCGCCCACCCGTTCCTGCGCACGCTGGACGACGTCAAGCGCATCGCGCTGGCCACCGACGGGCTCGGGCAGCTCGCGCTGCTCAAGGGGTACCAGTCGGAGGGGCACGACTCCGCGCACCCCGACTACGGCGGCAACTACAACCGCCGCGCGGGCGGCCTCGCCGACCTCAACACCCTGGTGGCGGCGGGCCGGGCGTGGAACGCCACGTTCGGCGTGCACGTCAACGCCACCGAGGCCTACCCCGAGGCGAAGAGCTTCGACGAGCAGCTCGTGAACAAGGACGCCAAGGGCTGGAACTGGCTCGACCAGGCGTACCTGATCGACCAGCGCGGCGACCTGACCAGAGGCACGCTCGCCGGACGCCTCGCCCGCCTGCGCGAGGAGACGGACAGGAACCTCGCGGTGCTGTACGTGGACGTCTTCCGGCCCTTCGGCTGGGTCGCGGACCGCACGCTGGCCGAGCTGCGCGCGCAGGGCTGGCAGGTCACCACGGAGTGGTCGGACAAGCTCGAACGCTCCTCGTTGTGGGCACACTGGGCCAACGACCTCAACTACGGCGGCGTCACCAACAAGGGGCTGAACTCGCAGATCATCCGGTTCGTCCGCAACCACGAGAAGGACGTCTGGAACGCCCATCCGATCCTGGGCAACGCCCGCATCGTCGAGTTCGAGGGCTGGACGGCGGAGAACGACTTCACCGCCTTTCAGCGCAACATCTGGGAGCACAACCTGCCGGTCAAGTTCCTCCAGCAGCACCCGATCACGGACTGGAACGCCGACGAGATCGTGTTCGCGGGAGGCGTGCGCGGCACATACCGGGACGGCAGGCGCGAGCTGTACGCCGGCGGGCGCAAGGTGCTCGACGGCGGCACCTACCTGCTGCCGTGGAAGGGCCGCTTCTACCACTACAACGCGGCGGGCGGCGAGACCACGTGGGAGGCCGACCGGGCGATGAGCGTGTACGAGCTCACCGACCAGGGCCGCGTCCCGGTGGGCACGGTCACCCCGTCGGCCGGGAAGATCACCCTGCGGGCGAAGGCGGGCGTCGCGTACGTGCTCTATCCCGGCAAGGCGCCCAGGCAGGCCGATCCCGGATGGGGTCAGGGCAGCGGCGTGCGCGACCCCGGGTTCAACGGCGACAGCCTGCCCGGCTGGACCACCAGCGGGCCTGTGAACGTGCAGCGCAACGCCCTGGGCCAGCGGGTGGCGCTGCTCGGCGCGGGCCCGCAGGCGCGGCTCGAGCAGCCACTCCGGGGCCTGCGGCCGGGCCGGACCTACACCGCGTCGGCGTTCGTCGAGGTGCAGCCGGGCGCCACCCGCGCGACCACGCTGGAGGCGGGCGGGCGGTCCGTGACGATGTCGCGTTCCACGGCCAGGAACTACATGGCCTCCGACGAGAAGCACGACACCTTCTTCCAGCGGGTGAAGGTGACGTTCACCGCGGCGTCGACGGCCACCGTGCTGCGGATCAGCGCGGCGGCGGGTGAGGGGGAGGTGCGGGTGGACGACGTCCGCGTCTTCGAGCGGGAGCCGGTCGGCGCGGTGGAGACGTTCGAGTCGGTGGAGCCCGGATGGGGGCCGTTCGTGAAGGGGGACGCGGGCGGGTCGTTCGACGCGCGCACGCACCTGGCCGAGCGGCACGAGCCGTACACGCAGGCCGGCTGGAACGGCAAGACGGTGGACGACGTGCTGAACGGCGAGTGGTCGCTGAAGGCGCACGAGGAGCGTCAGGGCCTGATCTACCGTACGGTGCCGCAGACGGCGTGGTTCGGGCCAGGGCACGCGTACGAGGTGTCGTTCGCCTACCAGAACGCGCTGGCCGGCACCTACCAGTGGGTCACCGGCTACGACCGGGGCGGCGCCGCCGTGGAGACGCGCCGCACGCCGATCCCCGAGCAGCGGGAGACCGCCCGGTTCAGCGAGCGGGTGGTGGCCGGGTGCGGCGAGGTGTGGGTGGGGCTGCGCTCGCTGCAGCCGGAGGCGGCCGGGGCCGACTTCGTCCTCGACGACTTCGCCGTCACCGACCTCGGGCCCGCTCAGGACGCCCAGGCGTGCGGGACGCTGGCGGTGACGCCCGCCTCACCGGTGTTCGAGCAGGGGGCCGCCGGTGAGGTCACCGTGACGTTCACGAACCTCGAAGAGGTGGCGGTCCAGGACGTGGCGGTGCGGATGGAGGTGCCCGAGGGCTGGACGGCGCAGGGCGACGGCGGCGGGACCGTGGAGCCCGGCCAGGCGCTGGCCACGACGTGGCGCGTCACTCCGCCCGCCGACGCGCCGTACGGGACGTACGAGCTGGCCGCCACCGCCGCCTACACCGTCGGGGGAGCGGCCAGGACGCTGATCGCCGCCGTCTCCGTGCGCACGCTTCCGCCGCCGCCCGCGGCCGACGCCTACGCCAGTGACCTGGAGTGGGTCAGCGCGGTCAACGGGTGGGGGCCGGTGGAGCGCGACCGGTCCAACGGGGACACCGGGGCGGCCGACGGCGGGCCGATCGTCATCGGCGGGCGGGCGTTCGACAAGGGGCTCGGCACGCATGCGCGGGCTCAAGTGCGTTTCTCTCTAGGAGGGCGGTGTACGTCGTTCACGGCTTTCGTCGGTGTTGACGACGTGCAGACCGTGCGGGGGTCGGTGGAGTTCGGCGTCGTGGCCGATGGGGTGGAGAAGGCGCGCAGTCCCGTGCTGCGGGCCGCCGACGCCGCGTACGAGCTGAGTGCCGACGTGACGGGCGCCCGGTACGTGGACCTCGTGGCCGGGGACGCGGGTGACGGCATCGGCAACGATCACGCGGACTGGGGCGAGGCCCGCTTCGGCTGCTCCTGAGTCCGTGTCCCTTCGGCGGGGTCCGTGGCTGTCCGGGCGGTTCATCGGCTCTGGTCGGTCAATGCGGCGACCCTCCCTGCTCGGAGGCGGAAAACTCGCTTAACTGATGCTTATCCGCGACGTGATGCGATGGACTCCGGGTACTGTGCGCATTCCGGCGCAGAGACAGAGGAGAACGCTTGTGGCCGCGTCACTACCGTCACCTTGGGCGAGATCGGCGATACCCTGGGTGACGACCGTCGCCCGTTTGGTGCTGGGCGGGGTGCTGATCGCGGCGGGTGCGCTCAAGATCGGTAACCCGGCCGACTCCGTCGTGGCGGTCAAGGCCTACCAGTTGCTGCCAGAATCGATCGCCGTCGCGGTGGGCTACGCCCTGCCGATCCTGGAGATCGTGGTCGGCGTGCTGCTGGTCGTCGGTCTGCTGACCAGGGTGGCCGCGGTGATCGCCGCGCTGCTCATGTTCGCGTTCGTCTTCGGCATCGGCTGGGCGTGGGCGAAGGGCCTGCGGATCGACTGCGGCTGCTTCGGCGGCGGCGGCCAGCTCGGAGCCGGGCAGGAGCCGACCTACCTGCTCGACATCCTGCGCGACTTCGGCCTCGTGCTGCTCGGCGCGTGGGTCGCGCGTTTCCCGCCGGGCCGCTTCGCGCTCGACGGGGCCCTCGGGCTCGGGGGCGATACTCATGATGAGGACGAGGGGGACGACTGATGAGCAAGGGTGAGCGGACGAAGACGAAGTCTCAGTCGGCGCGCGAGAAGATCAAGGCGCAGCAGGCCGAGCAGCGGGCCAGGGAGAAGCGCCGCAAGACGATCACGTACGTGACCGCGGGCGCCGTCGCGGTGGCCGCGGTCGGGCTCGGCTGGTGGTACGCCGCCAGCATCTCCCGCTCGGAGGAGGCCACCGGCGCCCTCGCGCCCGTCACCGTGCAGGCCGACGGCACCGCCGTGATGGCCAAGGCCGGCGTCACCGCGCCCGTCGTCGACATCTACGAGGACTTCCAGTGCCCGGCCTGCAAGGAGCTGGAGCGCGTCAGCGGCCAGACCTTCAAGAACCTCGCCGCAGAGGGCAAGGCCAAGGTCGTCTTCCACCCGATCACGATCTTCTCCCAGGAGCCGACCAAGTCCAACTCCGTACGCGCGGGCAACGCCGCCAGGTGCGTCGCCGACGGCAAGCAGTGGCTGGCCTTCCACGACCTGCTCTTCGCCAACCAGCCCTCGGAGACCGAGGAGGGTTTCAAGGTCGACCAGCTCCAGCAGTGGGGCAAGGAGGCGGGGGTGAGCTCGCCCGGCTTCGACCAGTGTGTCGCGTCCAACAAGAACGCCCAGGCGCACCTCGCGTACAGCAAGAAGATCAGCGACGAGCAGAAGCTCGACCACACGCCGACAGTGAAATTGAACGGCACAGAAATAGACAATCAGGTACTGTTCAGTCCGTCGCAACTGCGCGATGAGATTACGGGGGCCGCCAAGTAGCCTCGCTTCCGCTACCCTCACCTGACATGCCCCTTGCCTCGATTCCCAGCCCTTCCCAAGGGGTCTGGTATCTCGGAATCATCCCGATCCGGGCTTATGCGCTATGCATCGTGCTCGGCGTCGTCGTCGCCGTCTGGCTGAGCGAGCGCCGCTGGCGCGCCCGCGGTGGCGAGCCGGGGACGATCATCGACATCGCGGTCCCCGCGGTCATCTTCGGCCTGATCGGCGGCCGGCTCTACCACGTCATCACCGACTGGCAGACCTACTTCGGCAGCCGCGCGATCAAGGAGCCGATCCAGGCCCTGTACATCTGGGAGGGCGGCCTCGGCATCTGGGGCGCGATCGCGCTCGGTGGCGTCGGCGTCTGGTGGGCCGCGCGCAGACGCGGCCTGTCCATGACCGCGCTCGCCGACACGATCGCGCCCGGCATCGCCTTCGCGCAGGCCATCGGCCGCTGGGGCAACTGGTTCAACCAGGAGCTGTACGGCTCGCCGACCACGCTCCCGTGGGGCCTGGAGATCGACGTCGACCACGGCGGCGAGCCCGGCGTCCTCTACCACCCGACGTTCCTGTACGAGTCGCTGTGGGACGTCGCGCTCGGCTTCGCGCTCATCTACCTGGGCCGCCGCCTCGCGCTGCACCACGGGCGGCTGTTCGCGCTCTACGTCGCCGGCTACACCCTCGGCCGCTTCTGGATCGAGGGGCTGCGCATCGACCCCGTCGGCGGGGTGGACCACGCGGTGGAGTTCCTCGGCCTGCGGATCAACCAGTGGACCTCGATCGTGCTGTTCGTGGGGGCGCTGGTGTACTTCTGGGCCACCAGGAACAAGACGGGCGAGGAGATCGTCGTCTCGCCGTCGTCCCACTACGACCCTGACCCGGCTCATTCCTCCGGCCAGGCCGACATCGACACGCCCGAGCAGGAGACGCCGGAGAAGGACGGGACCTCGGGCTCGGAACCGGACCAGGAAGGGGCTGCCCCGAAGGCTGAGTCCACCTCGGACGAGGAGCCCCCGGCGAAGGCGGAAGCGGCCGCCGACCCGGGCGCCGGAGCCCCTGCCGGCACGGCCGCCGGCACGGCCGCCGACACGGCCGCCGACACGGCCACCGACACGGCTTCCGACGCCGATGCTGACGACGACCGGGCGGAGCTTTCCGACGCCGAGCCCGTGACGAAGGAGAAGAACTCGCGATGAACGGTCGCGCGGAGATCCACCACCGACATCGTGACGTCACCGGAGGCTGGTTGCGGCCCTCGGTGTTCGGCGCGATGGACGGCCTGGTGTCGAACTTCGCGCTCATCGCGGGTGTCGCGGGCGGCACCACCAACACCAGGGTGATCGCCCTCGGCGGCGTGGCCGGGCTCGCCGCCGGGGCGCTGTCCATGGCGGGCGGCGAGTACGTCTCGGTGGCCAGCCAGCGCGAGCTGGCTCAGGCCGAGATCGCCGTCGAACGGCGCGAGCTGGCCCGCCACCCCGACGACGAGCAGGCGGAGCTGGCCCAGACGTTCGTCGACAAGGGCGTGACGCCCGACCTGGCCGCCGAGGTGGCCAGGCAGATCTCGGCGCACCCCGACCGGGCGCTCGAGGTCCACACCCGCAACGAGCTGGGCGTCGTCCCGGGGGAGCTGCCGTCGCCGACGGTGGCCGCGATCTCGTCGTTCCTGTCGTTCGCGTTGGGCGCGGTGCTGCCGCTGCTGCCGTATCTGTTCGGAGCCCAGGGGCTGGGTGTGTCGGCGGGGGTCTCGATGGTGGCGCTGTTCGCGGCGGGGGCGGTGGTCTCCGCCGTGACGGCGCGCAGCTGGTGGTACTCAGGGTTGCGCCAGCTCGTGGTGGGGGCCGTGGCGGCGGGCGTCACGTTCGCCGTGGGCACCTCGATCGGGGCGGCGGGGCTGTGATGGCGCGTCGCAGAGGCCCGTCCGGATCCGGCGGCGGGCGATCCAACGGCGACCGCTCCAGCCGCATCCGAGGCACCCGCGCCACCCCGCCCCCCGGCAC
The nucleotide sequence above comes from Nonomuraea gerenzanensis. Encoded proteins:
- a CDS encoding MauE/DoxX family redox-associated membrane protein; the encoded protein is MTTVARLVLGGVLIAAGALKIGNPADSVVAVKAYQLLPESIAVAVGYALPILEIVVGVLLVVGLLTRVAAVIAALLMFAFVFGIGWAWAKGLRIDCGCFGGGGQLGAGQEPTYLLDILRDFGLVLLGAWVARFPPGRFALDGALGLGGDTHDEDEGDD
- the lgt gene encoding prolipoprotein diacylglyceryl transferase; protein product: MPLASIPSPSQGVWYLGIIPIRAYALCIVLGVVVAVWLSERRWRARGGEPGTIIDIAVPAVIFGLIGGRLYHVITDWQTYFGSRAIKEPIQALYIWEGGLGIWGAIALGGVGVWWAARRRGLSMTALADTIAPGIAFAQAIGRWGNWFNQELYGSPTTLPWGLEIDVDHGGEPGVLYHPTFLYESLWDVALGFALIYLGRRLALHHGRLFALYVAGYTLGRFWIEGLRIDPVGGVDHAVEFLGLRINQWTSIVLFVGALVYFWATRNKTGEEIVVSPSSHYDPDPAHSSGQADIDTPEQETPEKDGTSGSEPDQEGAAPKAESTSDEEPPAKAEAAADPGAGAPAGTAAGTAADTAADTATDTASDADADDDRAELSDAEPVTKEKNSR
- the trpA gene encoding tryptophan synthase subunit alpha, yielding MTTLQTVFAKAKADNRAALVGYLPAGFPTKGGDVAAAAALVEAGCDVIEIGLPYSDPLMDGPTIQDAVHRSLTNGTRIADVMRTVEGVAATGAATLVMTYWNPIDKYGADRFARDLANAGGVGTITPDLTPEESEPWREASAAAGIDTVFLVAPSSTEARIKAVVDCCTGFVYAASLMGVTGARETVNVAAEGLVKRTKAHTDLPVCVGLGVGTGAQAAEVATYADGVIVGSAFIRRILDAPDEAAGRESIGTLARDMARGVRR
- a CDS encoding endo-alpha-N-acetylgalactosaminidase family protein produces the protein MRPLLLAAALALTATAAPPPPPAAATTPPPSAAAAASLPPPTGSATGASPALAASAASAANPEQAPPGPEPTPTYELPSPEPRPTGAPPPSPTAQNLPPTPAQVAEPITIASAALRVELDPAFPRVLRYTDRASGATLGGSTGVPAVVINGSPRPAQVRLTADDGATARYRLDLGDGVALRASIGVRGRVTTFAIDEVTDTEAFRVGTIDLPGHDLVSVSSAHPGAATAFTRLDPNSTRTADVFAQVTADTPAEETPVGATYAIVHTDRLAAAVETNSTYDRASGATDRDAARLWHQARKDQDGTVRVGVWSGQWTHRASGSPFTEERPWARIVVTPEANGDGTLDWQDGAIAFRGIAIKALGAGQTRDRVVTHIPFNFSSQAAHPFLRTLDDVKRIALATDGLGQLALLKGYQSEGHDSAHPDYGGNYNRRAGGLADLNTLVAAGRAWNATFGVHVNATEAYPEAKSFDEQLVNKDAKGWNWLDQAYLIDQRGDLTRGTLAGRLARLREETDRNLAVLYVDVFRPFGWVADRTLAELRAQGWQVTTEWSDKLERSSLWAHWANDLNYGGVTNKGLNSQIIRFVRNHEKDVWNAHPILGNARIVEFEGWTAENDFTAFQRNIWEHNLPVKFLQQHPITDWNADEIVFAGGVRGTYRDGRRELYAGGRKVLDGGTYLLPWKGRFYHYNAAGGETTWEADRAMSVYELTDQGRVPVGTVTPSAGKITLRAKAGVAYVLYPGKAPRQADPGWGQGSGVRDPGFNGDSLPGWTTSGPVNVQRNALGQRVALLGAGPQARLEQPLRGLRPGRTYTASAFVEVQPGATRATTLEAGGRSVTMSRSTARNYMASDEKHDTFFQRVKVTFTAASTATVLRISAAAGEGEVRVDDVRVFEREPVGAVETFESVEPGWGPFVKGDAGGSFDARTHLAERHEPYTQAGWNGKTVDDVLNGEWSLKAHEERQGLIYRTVPQTAWFGPGHAYEVSFAYQNALAGTYQWVTGYDRGGAAVETRRTPIPEQRETARFSERVVAGCGEVWVGLRSLQPEAAGADFVLDDFAVTDLGPAQDAQACGTLAVTPASPVFEQGAAGEVTVTFTNLEEVAVQDVAVRMEVPEGWTAQGDGGGTVEPGQALATTWRVTPPADAPYGTYELAATAAYTVGGAARTLIAAVSVRTLPPPPAADAYASDLEWVSAVNGWGPVERDRSNGDTGAADGGPIVIGGRAFDKGLGTHARAQVRFSLGGRCTSFTAFVGVDDVQTVRGSVEFGVVADGVEKARSPVLRAADAAYELSADVTGARYVDLVAGDAGDGIGNDHADWGEARFGCS
- a CDS encoding VIT1/CCC1 transporter family protein; the encoded protein is MNGRAEIHHRHRDVTGGWLRPSVFGAMDGLVSNFALIAGVAGGTTNTRVIALGGVAGLAAGALSMAGGEYVSVASQRELAQAEIAVERRELARHPDDEQAELAQTFVDKGVTPDLAAEVARQISAHPDRALEVHTRNELGVVPGELPSPTVAAISSFLSFALGAVLPLLPYLFGAQGLGVSAGVSMVALFAAGAVVSAVTARSWWYSGLRQLVVGAVAAGVTFAVGTSIGAAGL
- a CDS encoding DsbA family protein, whose protein sequence is MSKGERTKTKSQSAREKIKAQQAEQRAREKRRKTITYVTAGAVAVAAVGLGWWYAASISRSEEATGALAPVTVQADGTAVMAKAGVTAPVVDIYEDFQCPACKELERVSGQTFKNLAAEGKAKVVFHPITIFSQEPTKSNSVRAGNAARCVADGKQWLAFHDLLFANQPSETEEGFKVDQLQQWGKEAGVSSPGFDQCVASNKNAQAHLAYSKKISDEQKLDHTPTVKLNGTEIDNQVLFSPSQLRDEITGAAK